CGCTGCCATTGTAATTGCCACACAGTCCGCACAGATGATGCTTGTACTGTGCCGGCACCGAGACTTGCAGAAAATTATTCCCATCCCACTCGATGGTCAGGCCCAGCTCTGTGTGCAGCATGATGCCGCCCTCCAGCAACCGTGTTATGCTCACATTGTGACCATGtccgttgctgttgtagtcGAAATAAGGCAGCGCGACTCGAGTGCCGTTGATCTTGACGCGTAGTTTTTGGCCCAGATTGATGCGCAGTCCGCGCAGCTTCAGGGTGACTGTCTTTGGCCACGAGGATCGTCGAGTGCCGCGTCCATCGTTTGTGAGGCGGATCGAGAAATTGTGACCACGGCAATCGGCTGCTAAAAGGTACTTGCAGCTACCCTGAAAGTAGAAAAAGCATAAAACTTTTTATAGAACATGCTTACTTAATGTGgtttaataaagaaattttataatgaaatctTATCCTCAACTTAAATCTTTTTATACTCGTTAagcataggatagaagggaaTAACAACTTTTGTGCCTGCAGAAAATGTATCTAAAAATCAGAAATAATCATTTACGACCCTATTAAGTATACATTTTCTTAATGAGCCGAGTCGATATAGCAACGTCCGTCTGTTCGCATGAAACACTgcatctcagagactataagagacaATCTGAtaagtttattattctatggtatattttgaatactttataaatataccaaatgtagacttcggtatatttcagtattttgttgtattttttagaacatagttttattttctaaacgtatttaaattataatctaTACAATTGCTGAGTTTGAAgcaaaaattatatgaaaacaaaGGTTTATCTAATAAAATacctaataataataataatacgagtAAATTGCAAAGGAAAAggaacaaatcaaaatatatcgaaCAAGTTCTGCTATCTGctatttattcatattcatgcctttaaacaaatatataaaatttatttacaataaacaaCTATCTAAGTATCATATCATCCATTATCTCCACAACTGttttaatggaatttaaaaaaagactgccataaacattattattattaagtatatttgatttaaataatgttatttTCCCTTCTAAAAAAGGTAAATCTAACTAAAAAACCATTGCGAACTTTTTCTTACCACTGAAATGTGTAATGTGTAAATTTTAGGGAAACAaattatataccgaaaatatactaaattatgaTCCTAATTTAGCTTCATAGTGAAACGCAACTTCAAAGCAGCTTAAAAACTTAACGTAGTCTCTCAAGGGAATGCGTTAAAACATTTGTAGTGTTTTATGATTCGCGAGCTAACTTTAATTATGTTTGCACATTCTTAAGGCCGTAATAAAGCACCTGGTTATGAGTAGACCAATAAATTTCTTGAAGCCATTAAAATTGAGCTCAGTTGGGGATTAGCATGTGGCCAAGTTGCCGCGTTACCCTGTTGCTAAaattgaagctgaagctgatgctgaagctgaagctataGCTTAAGTGTTGCTGAGATCTGACTGACGTAATGTGAATGGGTCATAAACGTGTTGTTTGTTAGACTATGCAAATGTAATGATCGTATAAAAgtctaatttattattaaagtttaaaagtaCGACGAGCATTGCTAGTTTATGTCGATTAAATGCGAATCGTTATTCATTTCGTGGCCATAAATGTCCGTTTGCGTTACGCTAAGCATCGATATATTACATTCGAGTCGACTTACCTGGAAGCTGAAGAATTTGCCATCGAATGTCTTGAAATGGGGATCGCCAAAGACGGTGCAAGTGCCAGCAATTTCCATGCACTTGGGACAACACTCGCCGGGCGGCACCTTCAGCTCCTCATTGGGGCGACAATGAACGGCCTGGCAACGCATCTCGGAGCAGCTGATGGTGCCACCGTTGCATCGACAACTGCGACATGGACCCATGTTCCAGGTTTCGTTGTTCAAATACGTGATTCCCTGATGCGAGCACTCGCTGCGCATTTCGGCGACAGCGCAGCGTGGACAGCAGCCGTCCTCCTCTTGAAATTCGGGGGCACACTCCAGGATGGGGCATGTGGCACGCTGGCACACAGAGGTTCCGTTCAGGCAGGTGCAGTTCGTGCAACGATCGGGCGTAAACTGTGTCCTATCATAGTACACTTTCGTGTTGAAGAGGCACTTGCCTGGGGAGTAAGAATGTTGAGGTCAGCAAACCAACATCACAATCGTCATTCGAATTGAGGAAAACTCACCTGTTGCAGTCATTATCTCACGCTGGCCGGAGCAGCGGGGGCAGCACTCGTTGGGGGGATGTATCTGCTTCGAGATGGGACACTGGAGGATGGGGCAAGTCTTCTTGGCGCAGCTCAGCTTGTTGCCGCTGCATTTGCAGACCAAGCAGCGATCATCGATCGAGGCGACAGCCTCTTGGCCTTCGGCAACGATCTGGCCATTGATCTTGCAACCTGTAATGTGtgcatacaacaacaacaacaataaatacaataatacaatGTCGATCAGACAACGGTTTATAAAGCGTATTAattcttctgtttttgtttttttttctactttttgcTATTTGGGCGACAGCCAAGAAAATTTCCACATGTCGAAACGGGTTTCCAAGCGATCTATTTGCATAGACAGACTGTGCGGTGCGTACTCGTTATACTCTGTAGAGCTACAGACGAGGTTGATAGGTTGTGCGGACTAATTTGCTTTCAAATGGTGTTTGTAAGTGAGAATTTCCCTGGCAATTATTTTGCTGAGGCTCTGCTTTAATTTCATGTTATAAGTGAAAACATTGATCTATATTCCcagggtatctgctagtcaAGCATGCCCCGCTGGAGAATGCCCTGTTGTCTCTTTTGTTTTGAACGCAATGCGACATTGTCGACTTAATAGACAATTTAAAGCCCATAAATAAGCAAATCGTGCAAAGTCACAAAATAGACACAAAAGTTGACCATCTGTGCGAAGATCGTTTAGACTATTGTGTCTGACAatcggacagacggacggacggacgatCGAACTGTCGGACGGACGATTAAGAGGCATTAGTTTCGGATGCTGCTTGGCCAGCTAATTTTAGTGAGTGATGCCCATTTGGACTGGTTGAACTAGTTGACAGCTTGGACACTTTGGGACACTTGAAACCGCTGAAGAGCAgcgtcagagagagagagaggtagagagagaggaggggaAGGGAAGACAAGCGACTTACCCTGACAAGTGGGACAGCATTCGCCGGGGCGTGGCGGTGTCAGCTGACTGTCGTCGCACTGTGAATAACATTTCTGCGTTGTCTCCGTGACAACGTTCGCGATGCACTTGTACGTCTTGCAGGGTTCATCCGGATCGCTCCATTCGGCGCCACTGGCATAAGGCACTCCTCGAAAAATGCAgcctaaaatattttaagaataattgtaaattaattaattatgtattcGCTTATTCTTATATTAGtttacattaaaattcattcattttaaaaacaaatttataccTAAAATAGCTcttctataattattttatattgaatttataattaaaataaaatgtttttatgaataataccgcactgttttgcttttaacaggtatctcacagtcgatcacactcgactgcagtttTATTACTTGTCTATTTCTTATTCATtcgaatttgtaatttaaataaaataaacaattgtaatttcaaattagaatGATTTGTAAGTAACTGCAATGTTTGAAATGAAGATAAacctatatttaaaatattatatcatttatattatttaaagttctaaattatttttttatcgtaatttataatttgaaatattctttGCCAATTTaccaatttcaatatttataattgataCTTCACctatattgaattttatattcgtttttgcaatttaaaaaagataATCTAGTTGAATTTATAGTTAGCAATTTAtagttaaattatatttttcaatttcttatcgcttttaaatttttatcaaatgCATTCCCAATTTTAGTagcatttgttgctgccacacttACCTTTGCACTTGCGACAGCAGCTGTCGCTGGATTTGGCTTCCAGCAAGTAGCAACCATCAATCGAGGGGCAGAAGGTATCGCATTGCACAAAGCCATTCtgaaatagagagagaaaagacaGCAAGTTAGTTTTGTGATTGGGCCATAAATTGGACTTATGGCTTACGCcccacgtggcgtatgcgcaatttgcGTAAATGCGCTTAACCAAGTGAGAGATTGCCGTTGAGCATATGATTTGTGTCTGCCGCCCATCTAGTTGCCCCCTATTTGATTTGGATGGCAGCGAATGCTGACTGCACCTGCAGCTGCTCTCAGCTTTTGTTTGACTGTTGccacaaacaaattgcatttgttcaACCGAGTTGCACTCTAACCTTCAGCAGTCTGTATAATTTATGGATGCAAACGAGTCGAAATTATATGGAATTGAGTGCACATTTTAGGGCGTGGTGAGCTCACAAATAATGCGCCATAGTCGACACATTAAATGTGCtgcaaattcatttgaatgcGAGCATGAATAGTCACAGAAGGGCAAAAGGGAGAAGATGACTACACATAAAgggaaaaacaaatatttagaaatttcaaatttttgtagctttaatttcaaatgaagACTTGTTTTTACTTCAAATTTgagaaatgcatttttattattatatttgttatacaaGTAATTAACTGAAGATGAATAAtacgaaaaataaattcaatttaatattatttaaataaatattaactcAAAAAACTAGCTTTTTGATATCCCCATTTTTATCACAGATAGTTtggttgtaaatatttaatatttgctgaAGTATCTAaagctaaatatataatttatatttgaagaaGAAGGATTTCTGAAGAAACTAGAAGAATGCATAGGAAGAAGATTGAATAAAGTGAAAAGCACAAActtaattttcacattttttatattcttaaatttaaggAATAAATAAGTACATTTTTACGTCAAagtaaataattgcaaataaagaaaattgaaatttaatagaaaataaatatattcaatatcaatatcaatatttgaTGTCAATTGAATGTGagtgaatttttttaatttcaacattaaagataaataaaactaaaatttaatagaaaatatataatataaaagaaataaatatcagTTAACTTGAAtgaagttttttaatttcagcattgaagatatagaaaataatttcatagaaaatataagttgacgtgaatgaaattttttaatttcaacattaggtttaatattgttttcttcttctacttaTCTAAAACTCGTGAtagtttaattgcaaatatattaatattttatttgaagtgTCTAGACATACgcaaatgaatacaaattttaaaaagaattcaattttgaagAAGTCGTTAAAAGTTTGATTGGAATTTAATGTGTCGCCGCgactgttttgcattttaaatgtttgcatCCCTTGGCAAAATTATGCACAGTCTTCTAGCGGATTCAGTTGACCAGTTGGCCGAGACTCaattggcaacagcaactgcaactgtgtgtgagtgtgtgtgtgtgtggtgctaGTTTTTGTTCGACTTATTGCCTAGTGCTTACacattttacacaattttgcTTGAAGTTGTTCGAGagttagtttttgttgtagtcgctgttgttattgttgttgtggttgttgtgttAACGACATGTTGACAGCGGCAAGCGGCGCATTAGAATTGATGTCGATCATAAGTCAAAGCTTGTGGCAAGGCTTTGGCAGCTTATGCAACACTCACGCTCAGCGAGCGCGATTCCAAACCAAACTATATCTGAAAACTCAACACAAATCTACAATCTATGGGCGCCTTTAACCCTTGTGCGCAGCTGTCGCATGTATTTTAGCGCGTTGTGACAGCAGGTTAAAAATGCCAATAGGTGAAGACAAGGGGGAGGAGGGCAATATGGTCGGGGGTCTGGGGTCTGGGGTCTCGAGTCTAGTGCTGAGGCTAATTGTAAATGTATCTATAAATCTAGATAGATGTCGACCAAAAACAGGCAAAATATTTCActaatttgtatgcaattgCGGCTGAACAATGtcacagtgtgtgtgtgtgtggaagtgtgtgtgtgtgtgtgagtactagtatgtgtgtgtgtataatttaGTGCAAGCAAACCAGATTGGATCTCAATTTGGATGGGGCCGCAACGTCGCAACgtgcaaaatttgcaattgttatGAAAATGTGTCGAGAGTCGAGATTTTTTTGcggtttgctttgctttgctgttgttgctgtagttgttgttgttgtggcgctTTGAGATTTTTATCATCGTATTAGTTTAATGGCAGTTGttatttggaattttaatGGCACCTTTAGTGCGGCATCGTTACTTGcgactacaactacaacttgGCCATAATGCAATAAACACTGACAGATTGAAAAGCACTTTATCgtagtcaagtcaagtcaactCAGCTGTGGCCACAGACAACACAAACCAAACGCAACAATCGTTGAGAGTTGACagttgaaaatggaaatggaaatcgCAGCCAAAGTTCAAAAGCTAttcagaaagagagagagagagagagagagagagagagaagagcaaGCTTTATTCTCTGCAGAGATCATAACacgttgtggttgctgtggttgAGGTTGTACTACAACtacacaactacaactacaactacgaATACTAGACTCGTATAGTGTGCCTCTTTACGCATTTCCAGATGCTGTTTATGCTTTgaaattctttctttctaaTCTGGAACCGGTATAGAAATATTTCAGCCAACATGAAAGTTAAGCATCGCCAAAGTCTTCGGTCTTcggtcgttgttgttgttgtcgttgatgtTGTCTAGTAGCTGCTTTCAAAGGTTgctattaaacaaaaatgtataaagagagaaacaaaaacaaaaacagaaaaaaaaaagaaaaggcgCCACGAAGGCAACCAAGCGTAAGCGTCCCGGACCCGGCATCGACACCGGACTAGCTGCTAAGTAGAGGCTgagatttgttgttgttgttgttgtgcgccAGCGGCAATCACGAATACCAATCATAtgagagtgtatgtgtgcgtctATGTGTGCCACAGTGGCAGAACCACATTTGCAAACGGCCTCCAACGACCTTGCGTTTGACAAAACATGATCAGTTTTAACACCGTCCATTCTGTGCATTCCCCTCGCCACTCGCCCCTCGCTCCATTCCCCTTCTACTCTTCGTCGTCAGCATCTTCAGCTCTCAAACTGCTTCGCTCACTAGTCTCTAGTCTCTAGACTCTTGCTCTTGTTGGCTGCTAA
This is a stretch of genomic DNA from Drosophila albomicans strain 15112-1751.03 chromosome 3, ASM965048v2, whole genome shotgun sequence. It encodes these proteins:
- the LOC117569529 gene encoding BMP-binding endothelial regulator protein, with amino-acid sequence MQISVNLRQQIAKMCCKSSSMWKCSTSSSGQQLHQQYKQQLQLHHLKQQHEPVTTTQQHQNQNQSHGHTQSHRFKYISNRRQHSLAVICSIAFLLIALIQMQSVTGLKEGLAGNMQSCANEGEEILINRIQNSKCFKCTCLNGFVQCDTFCPSIDGCYLLEAKSSDSCCRKCKGCIFRGVPYASGAEWSDPDEPCKTYKCIANVVTETTQKCYSQCDDSQLTPPRPGECCPTCQGCKINGQIVAEGQEAVASIDDRCLVCKCSGNKLSCAKKTCPILQCPISKQIHPPNECCPRCSGQREIMTATGKCLFNTKVYYDRTQFTPDRCTNCTCLNGTSVCQRATCPILECAPEFQEEDGCCPRCAVAEMRSECSHQGITYLNNETWNMGPCRSCRCNGGTISCSEMRCQAVHCRPNEELKVPPGECCPKCMEIAGTCTVFGDPHFKTFDGKFFSFQGSCKYLLAADCRGHNFSIRLTNDGRGTRRSSWPKTVTLKLRGLRINLGQKLRVKINGTRVALPYFDYNSNGHGHNVSITRLLEGGIMLHTELGLTIEWDGNNFLQVSVPAQYKHHLCGLCGNYNGSGRDDLTGRDGRSHDDTEVGHFANSWKVGGPKSCSRARENVVAQPTCHKHKTDFYCQPLYKSDVFGNCDNSVNPNNYIASCSMDVCECPTGTCHCDSFAAYAHECRRLGVKLPDWRAATNCPAGSWRRNATIATFAGNSNYGDPSFVRFMKGGAGVSGGARARRRKHKQKQKQLLRHQQNELQENEYIKKHVPNKFRTRAPDRTPPPIH